Part of the Sylvia atricapilla isolate bSylAtr1 chromosome 1, bSylAtr1.pri, whole genome shotgun sequence genome, CCTGAAATTGGACGGTTATGGATCCAAAACTATCCAGAACTGGGACGactgtgattttcctctaaaattTCAAGGCAAAAATATATAATGTTTATAAAGTCTTACCCAGCATGAAGGTTGCAGCATTATTAATGGAAAGTTCATTATGTTCAGCATAAGATGAGTATGATCGCAACAGAAATATCATAATTGTGTTACAAATTTGACTATATTACACACTTATAATGAGTGGCAGAtagcaagaagaaaaactaatagcacatttttttcaacttttatAGCTTAAGTCACCAAGTGATCAAAGAAGAATCATGGATAAGTCTCACAGGAAAAACTCACAGGCATTCAGTATTTTGTTACTGCAATCCCCATAATATCTAATATCAACATCTGCtgttaaaaaatgtttacagaaaaaaaattgaaggcATCCAGGTATTACCATGATGAATGAAAAGCTCCTTGTTCTTAGCTGTCTGTGTTTCACAACATCACcctgttctgtttttctgtgcGAATAGAGACAAATTCTGCCTGTCTCAAAAAGTTAGGATACACTAAAAGCAAGTTAACTTTGAATATACTGCCCttaagaaacagaattttttataTGTTAAATTATTCCCAGGTAAAAATGTCTGCAAGTCAATCAACCATGGCTGTGAGCATGTTTGTGTTAATGCTGACAATTCCTACATCTGTAAGTGTCGTGAAGGATTCATACTGAGAGAAGATGGCAAGACCTGCAGAAGTGAGTGACTGGTATCTATTGAACACTTTTGCGTGTATATCAGGCAAGGAAGGAAAGggttattttttacttcttactGGAAAAGAAGCAACTTCCTTTTCATAGCTACATTTCTCTAACACGTTGTCATTCAAAATCTACATTTATATTAATCATTCCCAGGACAGGACATCTGCAAATCAGTCAGCCATGGCTGTGAGCATCTTTGTGTTAATGAAGATGATTCCTATGTTTGCAAGTGTCATGAGGGTTTTCTGCTGAGGGAAGATGGGAAAACATGCAGAAGTAAGTACTCTGAGAATTACTCATAgaattttatttacagtattAAGTTCTGAGAATCAttcaaaaaaatacaacaatttACTGTTGTGATAAAGGAGTAGTCTTcatatgtataatatataagtagtatttatatatttttacatttagaCCTTCCAAATGCTTGTAAATGACTCTGTGAACAAAAATAGTATCTTTTAATATATCAGCTGACagactggaaacagaaaatactcaAAAATGCTCAGGTACCAAGAGTTAAAAGTGTTTGCTGCCTAAAATTTCACCTGTTTATTCTAGTGATATCAGTTGACCTAATGAAAGCTTTACTTCTCCCTTCATGATGCATTTGCTGTAGATGTGCTTTAACCAAATGTCATCAACTGTTTTCAGATAAAGACATTTGCAGTTCAGTTCACCATGGCTGTGAACATGTTTGTGTTAATACTGATGAGTCCTACATCTGCCAGTGTTACGAGGGATTTGCACTAAGGGAGGATGGAAAAACATGTAGAAGTAAGTGTCCTTCTCTTTagtagattttctttttaatctgcACATTTgcagatatattttaaatacggtaatcttatttttttaacagataaagATGTTTGCAATTCTGTTGATCATGGCTGTGAGCATATTTGTGTGAATACTGATAGTTCATACCTTTGCCAGTGCTATGAGGGTTTTGTATTGAGGGACGATAAGAAAACATGTAAAAGTaagttattttaatgttactatatttttatattcaagTATCTACAGAAGAAACATATTATTTAGAAGCGGTTCTTCTTATAGGAGTTTTTCCCTTGCAGAAAGGAGAATAAATCCTTCATTTACTACAAGATTGCTACTGCTAGTCTTTAAAGTTTTGGAAATGCTCATATTCATCAAACTgtagtaaataaaatttaaattattcctaGATAAAGACATCTGCAAATCAGTCAGTCATGGCTGTGAACATCTTTGTGTTAATAATGATGATTCATACACTTGCCAGTGCCATGATGGATTTGTACTAAGGCAAGATGGGAAAACATGCCGAAGTAAGTAGTTTATTAATAAgagaagaaatgtaatttttgtctTGTTAGAATGTTATTCACTGGTTCATAGTAGCCagaatggaatatttttctatagaTAATGAGATTTGTATGAATTAAGTATTGTTCTAAAgctacatttcagaaaaatcagcCAATTTTAAGGTTTGAATGTAGGTTTTAAAATGTGAACTTCAGTTCCAAATTAAGTATATTGAATTTTAATCTTGAGCATAGAATGTTGCTGCATTTTACTGTGCTGGATTGAATTTCTAATTACGACTGTGTTCTTCTCTCTGTATTTATGTAGATCGTGACTTAACTTATTCTGTAACCTCTTAGCGtgttattttctaaattataagcaaataaaattccttcaggatttttatgttttctaatCTTTTTATTACTCTCTTCTTGGTCCCCTAAAacctcttctgtttttcagcatCCTTGTGGATGCACCACAGTGAGAGAAAGTCTTCTAATAGGAGATACAGCACAGTCCAGGGCAGAGGAACAATAACTCATCTAATTCTAGTTTGAATCTACCTATcacttttttatcatttatttttcGTTTaatttttggtggtttttttttttttttttttacaaaagatAGAGGTAGTCTCTGACCATAATATTCTGCTAGTACTTGTGTTCAATTAGTTATCTACTTCACACAGTGTGAAACTCTTCACTCCAACAAGGTCATGGGTGATCTATTTCATAGATTCAGATCTAAATAcactaaaatgttttatatttctgctttaagATTGGCAGTTCTATCTTTCTGTCTATTAATGAATAATACATCATTAGAATGCTTTTTGTTCCTAATAGTATTTAAATAATGTACACATACTTTATTTGGTTGGCCATGCACCCCCTTGTCCTTTATCTTATTATTTCAAGGTTTTCAAATTCCTAATATTTTCACAGTAAATACTGTGAATGTTCCTttctttcagttatttttcaaATCTTATAGCTGTTTTCAACTTCAATTTCTAGATTTTTCAACTACCCTGGCACTCTTTTTAGATTGCGAGACTATATTTTTGGGGAGTGTCTAGTAAAATAACCTTATATAGTGCAATCATTGATGGttttaattactattattatttccCCTCTGCATCCCAAAATAGTCTGGCTCACACTTGCTTTCAGCTTTGTAAAATTCATCCTTCTGAAGTAATAACCATGTCTGCTGctggtttgtattttattctaaGCAAATGTTTCTGAGCTGTGCACAACTGTGTATAAGCAGACACTAATTTTTACTTAAGACTATGACGGGATCTAGTTTAGATTGCCATGtcttaaatataattatttttgagTTAGAATATTGTCTTATGTAGTAGTTattggaatttttgttttggcaGCAGGAGACCTACATGAAGTTTGGCTCAGTTTGaaattcttctaaaaatataaaCCTCAAGAGTCAAATCGAACTTGGCTCTCAGGAGGCCAGTTTTTGTATAAAGGTAGTTCTCCATTAGaaactgatattttcttttgtgttgcatgaggaagaaaaagggattgCTGATAGATGGCTCCACGTTCTTCTGCACTTCCTCGCCATCTATCCTTTTTGAAGAGGTTTTTAACCAACTGGTTTAACATTGCAGACATACAAGTCCTCACATCAATTTTCAACAATCCAATTAGGTTTTGTTTATAGTCTTACATAAGCAGTTCTTATTCTTCAGGTTTTGTTTATGCAGACTCTTGGCACTGATAGAAGGATGTTAAGAATTATGGTTAAATCATGTCCTGTGGTGTTTGtcttagtttttgtttttaccAGCATGAATTTGTGCTAAATGACTGTACTAAATTATTCCCTCCTTTTACTCTTAGTATTCTTAATGTAAAATTCTCCTCCTCCTTAATCTAGTCAGATTAATCctaaaatggtttatttttagtTGGAGGTCATCCAAACCAGGAAGTTCTGGTCAGATGATAATGGATAGATACACAATTTATGCTAAAATGACCATAATTTAACTAGCAAGAGATTTGCTTTCAGTTTGCAAGCTTCCATCTTTTTTTGCTCATGGGATTAACGCCCCAgtctttgtatttaaaaaaaaaaaaaagtttaactAACAAGCCACATAAATATTATCTAACTCTCTCCAGGCAAAGATATTTGCAAATCAGTCAACCATGGCTGTGAACATGTGTGTGCTAGTGCTGGTGATTCATTTGTTTGTAAGTGCCAGGAGGGATTCCTGCTaagagaagatggaaaaacTTGCAGAAGTAAGTAGTCTGATATTTATCAACATACTTTTTATCTGCAGCTTGTGCTTGTGTGGAGATGTGCTAACCAGCAAAAGCTGTCATCTGTTTTCAGATGAAGATCTTTGCAAATCAGTCAACCATGGCTGTGAACATGTTTGTGTTAATTCTGGTGATTCATATACCTGCAAATGCCATGACGGGTTCCTACTGAGAGAAGATGGGAAAACCTGCAGAAGTAAGCAGCCCAAGAACTTAATTGGATGAATTACACATACAATAATGAAGGCCTCTGCTGATGTGTGCTGACTACCAACTCTCCTGTTTGCAGACAAGGACATTTGCAACTCAGTTGACCATGGCTGTGAACAAGTTTGTGTGAATACTGACGACTCCTACATCTGCCAGTGTAATGAAAAATTCATACTGAAGGAAGATGGAAAGACGTGTAGATGTGAGTAGCCTGAGCTATGAAAGTATGTTTTTATTTGAGGCTTTCAAATGTTGTGGGTGTGAGTGCACTTGTTTATGTTTGTGATTTCCAGCTATTTGGGCTGGTTAAAAAAAGATACCATCTCCCCCTAACAAGCCTCACCTCACAAACCCCATCCACTTTTCTCAGATAAAGATGTTTGCAACTCAGTCAACCACTACTGTGAACATATTTGTGTTAATACTGATGATTCCTATGTCTGCAAGTGTCATGAAGACTTTGTACTGAGGGAAGATGGAAAAACTTGCAGGAGTaagttttttaatctttgttttgtACTTCTTGATCTGTTAATGAAACATACGATGCTACAGTAGTGTGTTATTTGTGTCTTTATTATAGAATTAGCTTCATGTAAGTGAGATGCTTCACGGAAAATCATAGtcaaattttttatattttgtaaaatttttttaCTTAGCTAACTGTGCTAAATACAACTTTCATTATTCCAAGGtaaaaatgtctgcaaaacAGTCACCCATGGTTGTGAACATGTCTGTGTTCCAACTGGTGATTCATACACGTGTCAGTGTCACGAGGGATTTATACTGAGGCGAGACAGGAAAACATGCAGGAGTGAGTAGCTGAAACTTCTATGGGGAATATGCTTTTCAgtcttaaaagaaataatagacTTAATTTCACTCAAAACTTGTTCATGACagttttgtatttgaaaaatggTCTAATAAGGGGATTCTCTTAACAATTCTCAGATAAAGACCTGTGTAAATCCATTGACCATGGCTGTGAACATGTGTGTATTAATAATAACAACTCATACAGCTGTCAGTGCCACGAGGGCTTCGTCCTGCGACAAGATGGGAAAACATGTCGAAGTAAGTCATTCATTATGTCTGTCAGCCCCCCTTCTCTGTCATTGCTGCATAAATGAGCAAAGATGTTGTACTCCTTTGTCATATGTTCTTCAGATAtaatttttggagttttttgatTTATAAAATGTTAAATACTAAACAGATAAATATTTCGATTTTTCCTAGGTAAAGATGTCTGTAAATCAGTTGACCATGGTTGTGAATATGCTTGTGTTAATAATGCCGATTCCTATATCTGCAAGTGCCAGGAGGGATATGTACTAAAAGAGGATCAGAAAACGTGCAGAAGtaagtatattttatttagaaagcatttgtttcttttatttctaaaattaattgACCTCACTTCAAAACAttaaagaatcatagaatggtctgggttggaaggaaccttatTAAAGATCACTTACTTCCATCTCCCTGCTGATGGCAAGGACATCTATCAGACCAAGTGTCTCCAAGCCAAATCCAGTTTGGCTTTGAGCACTGCCACAACCTCTAATTTCAAACATGATATAATATTTGAAAGCCCAGGGCATATATGTGTGgcagaaaatgtttcaaacaATTAACTTGATGCTCTCCTAAGCAAAATTCTATCAAATTGTAAAACTTGTTTTAGTCTAGCATCAAGTACAATAATAATTCTTttgaaacatcaggaaaaagCCAAAGGGGAATCTTATTATCAAGGAATGTGCATTTTAATGGAGTTCACATACTGTGGGTCTTTTATCTTTATatactatattttaaaataccattaaTTCTGTTTGCTTATCTCCCAACATGACATACATGTATCTCATCATCTCTTAATACTTGAAGAAAATTCTACTGGAAATCAgtaaaaacatttattctgCCAAAAATGGATGCCTTAGTTGAGGAGACTGTGATTAAGAACGGTAACAATTTCTGGCTGTTCTCAGTCCTAATGTACAGCATGCACCATAAACTGCTGCCCTTTCTTGACCTATGCAGTAATACTGAGGTGGTTCTGATACATACATTCATTGCATTAACATCACCTTAGTACATGTGAGGTGTCTTCTTCTCAGATGATTGCAGAAAGGAATTATTGAGCAGtttttaaatagatattttctAAGAAGAAAACTTCAGGCTCTAAAGCTGAAAATCCCTTATTCATACATTAACTTGGTAACAAGCATCTCTAGTAATTTCTGCAGAGTAATTTCTGCTGCACAAATCTCTTTTGTGTAGTGCTTACAGCATTCTCTCTGTACAAAGATCAGAGATGAGTGGAGGTCAAAGTTTATTTGGTCCAGACTAAGAAGCAAATCTTCCATTCCTTAGTAAGTCATATTTTCCCTGGAAGCTATATTGATCCAATAAGAGCTGAGCACCTCTGCAGCTAGCCTTTGCAGAAAGCACACTAATCTCTGCTGGCTGAAGGCAATTCCTTTCcagaatcaaaaaaaaaccaaccaaaaaacacaaaacaacccACCTGGCAGAAGCAGTCTGCAGCTTGGAAGACATTCTCCAATCTCTAAATTCCCTAACCTCATTATTGATGCCCAGTGCCTACAAACTACTTTGATTTTTGCCAAAAAGTATGGGAAATACAAATTTTACAAATGTGCACATCTTCTGACAAATTTCCAGTTCTAATGGGTAAACCAAAAACAATTAATTGCAGCAATACATAAGTTTTCTGATCACAAAATTGGTAGACATTTACAAGCAAAAGAACCCTTATCTAGCCACTTCTGATTCTCTCaataataaaatagttttaaaactattttataacTTCTGCAACACAAATGCAGCCTCAATGATTCTCTTCCATGTCTCTCAGTGCTGACAAATTTGACAAATGCAAAGTTAGCATATGGGCTTATCTCTGGAAGAAGATTATGGCAACTCTGTCTATATGCTAGCTGTGTTCTTCAGTTCTCTCCACTTAAGAGTAATTCCTATAGATTACTGATTGTTGCTGCATTTTGAAGAGTTGTAGTATTCTGCAAAGCAGGATATGTCTCAGTAAATATTCACTGTGATtataattttgttaaaatatcaGTCATAGGCCCACTCTTAGCTTTTGAGACAGACTGTACACAATATCTTCAGACACATTGGCACAGTAGGATGAGCCAGGAACAGGGTACTTTAGATGATCCCTGAGTTTTTGCCAGGGTATCTGGATCCCTTTCCCAGTCTCATGGAGTTTTTTCTTGATCTGTATGCTCTGCTGCTCATTTCACAGGATGCACTGAAGGCCCAATTGACCTGGTGTTTGTGATTGATGGATCAAAAAGTCTTGGAGAGGATAATTTTGAAATTGTAAAACAATTTGTCTCAGGAATCTTGGATACACTTGAGATTTCACCCAAAGCTGCTCGAGTTGGTTTGCTTCAGTATTCCACTGAGGTTCGTACAGAATTTACACTGAGGCAGTTCAGCTCAGCCAAAGACATGAAGAAAGCTGTGTCACAAATGAAATACATGGGTCGAGGTTCCATGACAGGACTTGCGCTGAGGCAAATGTCTGAGAGAAGCTTCACAGAGGCAGAAGGAGCAAGACCATTTTCAGCAAATGTCCCTCGAATCTCCATTGTGTTTACGGATGGACGAGCCCAGGATGAAGTCTCTGAGTGGGCTACCAGAGCAAAGCAACGTGGTAAGTGGAGATGTTCTCAGTGTCTCATTCTAAAAGGCAAATATTGTTAGAAATAAGATGTAGTAACAGTTTGGATGTGCTAATCTAGAGAGTGTTTGCCAAAGCAGCCTGGCCAGTACATTGACCACTGTGCTGCACATCTGATCTTTGTGTTCACAAGGGCCTTTGCTGCCAGACGTGCATCATCCCCAGAGGGGATCATCATCCCCATGGGGAGTGTCTCAGCACAGGTAGTGGTGCCACCCACCTGTGTGCCCTGAATGTATCCACTAAGGGCAGACATTTCATAGAGAGatctggggacactgggaagTTCATCAAAAATTCTAGGGAAACAATAAAAGAAACCCCAAGCTATctctttaaaatacagcaatCTATTCTTGTGAGAAATACTACGGTAATAATTTGCTATGTTTTTGTTTACAAGgtatattctttatttttaaccagTTTTATAGTGCTAATGGTGTTCTGGAAGGAAGACTActttttttgaaagaatatAGCTTACTATAGTAGTGCTGTCTATCTTACTCTTTCTATGCCTATATGCTGAAATGTGActgaaaactgtgatttttaatttctagtaTGTTTGGGCAGACATCCATCCTTTAGGAGACCTGTATCACAAATCAGAAGCTTTTCATCTGTTTATCAGAGTCagctgaaaattttcaaaacttgtcaagaaaataaacaatcccttttttctttgaaaaacttttttattttatgagaaaCTGCTTTAAGAACTGTGGCTGATGGGCcacaacacagagaaaatagctagactttaaaagattttgcacatctttttttctgtgtttgttttattgatTTGACACATTAATCAGAATTTGATACATGATTAGTAGAGCATTGATCAGGATCAATAACTCTCTgtaaagagaaaagggaaaaacatacAAGGATATGAGAAGGGCGAGAGTGCCATTAGAATGAAAgataaagtgatttttaaatagtttttaaaaccccaaacatttaCAGGCTTACTAATGCAACGAAACTACATGGAGGATTtacagaagaaggaaagaagtaCAAACCAACTTTCCTACTTGCTGAATGAAACCTCAACTCTGGACTGCTTATACTGACTCTGCAATGCTACAAGGCAAACCTATCCCCTGTGTAATTGCAGCATAACCAATAGAATATTGCTTAACATGAAACGGCCCTTCAATACTTTATCACTGGTATCCTCAAGTCTTTAAATAGCAATAACTTCAGCATGAATGGTGCATTCATTAAATTGAATCAGCTTCAGGTGAACACTTTCCTTTCCTGGCTAAAGTGCAATGGTAGGCAgattcatgaagaaaaataaggagaTACTTGCATTAAAAGTTAAAAACttggaaaatgtaaattttatgGTATTATCAGACCAATGATCCTTCGGCAAAAAGGTTAGAAGTTGCAATCCCGTGAGCATACAGCAGTTATCACCTCGTGTTTAATAAAGATATCAAACTTCCTCATCCCAAATTTTTTCTGAAACCAATTGGAGAAGGCAGCTTCTTCTCTTGAATCATGTAAGAGCTGTGAAGCTCACACCTGTACTATGAATCACAAAATCAGTACTCCTTGTGGACACTTTCTAAGCCAGAACTGATATAAAGAGAAATGTTGTATTAAATCCTATGCTCACAAGCATAAAAACATAACTGCTGAAAAAGAGATTCTTTAAGATCTCTATGTTTTGTAGTTACTGCTTGTTTAAAATCTATCTGTGAGAGGGTTCTGAACCacttcctctttccctgcttccaGAGTAAGAAAACGACATATCCTCACTACCTTTTCCCtagcacctctgctctggaaatACTTGTCCTGAGCATCCTTGTTgtaaggctttttctttcctacccCCACAAACTTTGTGTTTTTCCATTCTTACTCTCCTAAGTGGGCCTTCCAGCCTGTTAGTGCTCCTTAGAGAGAAAGAATCAAGTCTCTGAGGATTTCAATGAAATACttaagtattttctgaaaaattactgCCATCTTTCAGGATTCTGCCCCATTTGCTAATATGTAACAGGTTTTCCCATAAACCCAGTAATCAGCTGCATTGCGTAAACCCTACAGACATACACAAACCAGGGACTTGCAGTGCAACTGTGAGGCTAAACTGTGTGATTCTCCTGGATTGTTTGTAATTCTCTTTCTGGGACTATTTACTATCAGTAGTGGCCCGGCAAGTGTCATTTCTTTAACACAAAAACTGTATGTCAAATTACAGCAAACAAGAGTTTCTGCAAATTTCCCAGCAATTAAAGCATATGAAGCCTCCTCACTGATTTTGAAGTTACACAGAATATACATTTCTTGGGCTCTCtctcatattttcctttcatggaCAATCAAGTGCTTAAAATTAGAACTGCTGAAATAATAAGTAtgtgaaatttcttttgaatCCAGGTATAATAATCTATGCCATTGGAATAGGAAAAGCAATTGAGGAAGAACTGCTGGAAATTGCTTCTGAGCCATCATATAAACATCTCTTCTATGCTGAGGATTTCACAGCTCTGGAGGACATAAGTGAAGAGCTAAGAGCCCAAATCTGTGAAGGTaacaaaattccattttccttaAGATAGAAGAGAAGTGAATGTTTAcaggtattttgctttttggatTTTTCTGCCCTTTAATACGTGAAGAATATATACTGTTAATCCATCACTGGGTAAATGTATTAGTAATTATCTTCCCTTTATTTTCATGAAGGTTGCATAAAATGTACAATCATATCCCTAGAAGAGTCAATCGCTTTATTCTATTTCTACAGTTAAATCAGGCATGCAATGAACCCCACTCCACTATATAAACATGATCTATTTCATTAGGAATGTGGGAAAATAATCAGGGGTTTCTAATACCttaatgagaattaaaaaaaaataaatcctaagaCCAGCAGCAAAAATCTAAaccacagcaaaataaatcatCAAGAAGCTGTTGTGTGTGTTTATGGAAGACTGAAAATAGTTCATTGAACATACATTCACAGCTACAAAGAGTGGATTTTGGTTATGTGTAGGTCTGAGTTTTGCTACACAAACATGGAAGGTTAGTTTCAGAAAACATCCTTTGTCACTCTATACACAACAGCTTGTATATAAACATTCCCAGGTGAATTTTTGCAAGGGGAAGGGGGAATCTGAGCTGAGAAGAAAGCTATAGAGCCAGAGAGAGGACAGCATGTCTCTCCCACTCACACATTCCCAAgactcagtatttttttatatattcaaaCTGATACCTGAAGCAAAATTCAGAAACAACACATGAAATTATGTTAGTCATAGGACTAGCATTGTGcaagattatttaattttcactaGCTTTTATCTGGTTGTTTTTCTTGGAATTAAATGCAAACAGGTTTCgccctttttgtttttccttaacaTTGTTGTATAAAATTAGCTGCAGGACATTTCTTTATCCAGATGTCAAGCAAGAATCtgtaaaaaatactttgagGATGTTTCTTACCTTGCATACTCTTTGCCCTTCAGTCCTAAGAAGTCCTAGTTTCATCTTTTTGAAATACTAAATTATATGATAATATAAAACCAAGTCAGTTCAATTAGCCTTATTAGGCAG contains:
- the MATN2 gene encoding matrilin-2 isoform X2, whose product is MKKMIACFLLLFAHTLLSTVMAKDLPGRHFTQRRDVSTQSLLENTCNNKRLDLVFIIDSSRSVHHYDFEKVKEFILTILQFLDISPDATRVGLIQYGSTVKQEFSLKTFRRKQDIERAVRRMMHLATGTMTGLALQYAVNIAFSETEGARPLRQNVPRIIMIVTDGRPQDPVAEIAAKARNSGILIFAIGVGRVDMNTLKSIGSEPHEEHVFLVANFSQIETLTSAFQTKLCVPHMCSIVEHHCDHFCINTPGSYLCRCKQGYILNADQKTCSTQDLCAVEKHACEQICVNTPGSYVCQCYEGYELDANGKSCVVVDYCALDNHGCQHECVNTEDSYYCRCHPGFILNPDKRTCGKPDYCSLQDHGCEQECVNTHDSYFCRCQEGFRLNPDKKTCKRVDHCAESNHGCEQLCLNTGDSYVCQCSEGFVINEDLKTCTRVDHCALSDHGCEHLCVNGDRSYTCQCFEGYKLRNDGKTCKRKNVCKSINHGCEHVCVNADNSYICKCREGFILREDGKTCRRQDICKSVSHGCEHLCVNEDDSYVCKCHEGFLLREDGKTCRNKDICSSVHHGCEHVCVNTDESYICQCYEGFALREDGKTCRNKDVCNSVDHGCEHICVNTDSSYLCQCYEGFVLRDDKKTCKNKDICKSVSHGCEHLCVNNDDSYTCQCHDGFVLRQDGKTCRSKDICKSVNHGCEHVCASAGDSFVCKCQEGFLLREDGKTCRNEDLCKSVNHGCEHVCVNSGDSYTCKCHDGFLLREDGKTCRNKDICNSVDHGCEQVCVNTDDSYICQCNEKFILKEDGKTCRYKDVCNSVNHYCEHICVNTDDSYVCKCHEDFVLREDGKTCRNKDLCKSIDHGCEHVCINNNNSYSCQCHEGFVLRQDGKTCRSKDVCKSVDHGCEYACVNNADSYICKCQEGYVLKEDQKTCRRCTEGPIDLVFVIDGSKSLGEDNFEIVKQFVSGILDTLEISPKAARVGLLQYSTEVRTEFTLRQFSSAKDMKKAVSQMKYMGRGSMTGLALRQMSERSFTEAEGARPFSANVPRISIVFTDGRAQDEVSEWATRAKQRGIIIYAIGIGKAIEEELLEIASEPSYKHLFYAEDFTALEDISEELRAQICEALKESPHQQDSSSGRLHKTGPQPSGPESTTIAITDVIDCPHLAVHHKYLFEDSHIHSTTAKASKDNDQCKCENLVTFQNYATSEVRKLTQRLEEMTKRMEDLENRLKS
- the MATN2 gene encoding matrilin-2 isoform X1; the protein is MKKMIACFLLLFAHTLLSTVMAKDLPGRHFTQRRDVSTQSLLENTCNNKRLDLVFIIDSSRSVHHYDFEKVKEFILTILQFLDISPDATRVGLIQYGSTVKQEFSLKTFRRKQDIERAVRRMMHLATGTMTGLALQYAVNIAFSETEGARPLRQNVPRIIMIVTDGRPQDPVAEIAAKARNSGILIFAIGVGRVDMNTLKSIGSEPHEEHVFLVANFSQIETLTSAFQTKLCVPHMCSIVEHHCDHFCINTPGSYLCRCKQGYILNADQKTCSTQDLCAVEKHACEQICVNTPGSYVCQCYEGYELDANGKSCVVVDYCALDNHGCQHECVNTEDSYYCRCHPGFILNPDKRTCGKPDYCSLQDHGCEQECVNTHDSYFCRCQEGFRLNPDKKTCKRVDHCAESNHGCEQLCLNTGDSYVCQCSEGFVINEDLKTCTRVDHCALSDHGCEHLCVNGDRSYTCQCFEGYKLRNDGKTCKRKNVCKSINHGCEHVCVNADNSYICKCREGFILREDGKTCRRQDICKSVSHGCEHLCVNEDDSYVCKCHEGFLLREDGKTCRNKDICSSVHHGCEHVCVNTDESYICQCYEGFALREDGKTCRNKDVCNSVDHGCEHICVNTDSSYLCQCYEGFVLRDDKKTCKNKDICKSVSHGCEHLCVNNDDSYTCQCHDGFVLRQDGKTCRSKDICKSVNHGCEHVCASAGDSFVCKCQEGFLLREDGKTCRNEDLCKSVNHGCEHVCVNSGDSYTCKCHDGFLLREDGKTCRNKDICNSVDHGCEQVCVNTDDSYICQCNEKFILKEDGKTCRYKDVCNSVNHYCEHICVNTDDSYVCKCHEDFVLREDGKTCRSKNVCKTVTHGCEHVCVPTGDSYTCQCHEGFILRRDRKTCRNKDLCKSIDHGCEHVCINNNNSYSCQCHEGFVLRQDGKTCRSKDVCKSVDHGCEYACVNNADSYICKCQEGYVLKEDQKTCRRCTEGPIDLVFVIDGSKSLGEDNFEIVKQFVSGILDTLEISPKAARVGLLQYSTEVRTEFTLRQFSSAKDMKKAVSQMKYMGRGSMTGLALRQMSERSFTEAEGARPFSANVPRISIVFTDGRAQDEVSEWATRAKQRGIIIYAIGIGKAIEEELLEIASEPSYKHLFYAEDFTALEDISEELRAQICEALKESPHQQDSSSGRLHKTGPQPSGPESTTIAITDVIDCPHLAVHHKYLFEDSHIHSTTAKASKDNDQCKCENLVTFQNYATSEVRKLTQRLEEMTKRMEDLENRLKS